One genomic segment of Helianthus annuus cultivar XRQ/B chromosome 14, HanXRQr2.0-SUNRISE, whole genome shotgun sequence includes these proteins:
- the LOC110908171 gene encoding putative HVA22-like protein g, which yields MIGSFLTRGLIMVFGYAYPAYECFKSVEKNKPDIEQLRFWCQYWILVAVLTVSERIGDTFVSWVPMYSEAKLAFYIYLWYPKTMGTTYVYDSFFKPYISKHEPEIDRNLMELKTRAGDAFVLYWQRAASYGQTRIFDILQYVASQSTPRPRPPKPPQTGRPRPAVTQEETNEPPSPVSSSLSDSASHQQDAVDAEPTPSSPAAVLRAQKSISSPSVTVAAKPQTSNEVEMVEAEQAGSSNPPVKEVVMEEPVKVYTRARSRKTSVATGR from the exons ATGATTGGATCCTTTCTTACCAGAGGGCTCAT AATGGTGTTTGGCTATGCGTATCCAGCATACGAGTGCTTCAAATCAGTGGAGAAAAATAAGCCTGATATTGAGCAACTTCGTTTTTGGTGTCAATACTG GATCTTAGTTGCTGTCTTGACTGTCAGTGAACGCATTGGCGATACATTTGTTTCATG GGTTCCAATGTACAGTGAAGCGAAGTTAGCGTTTTACATATACTTGTGGTACCCCAAAACAAtg GGAACAACTTATGTATACGATTCGTTCTTCAAACCATACATTTCAAAGCATGAGCCTGAGATCGATCGTAACTTGATGGAATTGAAGACACGTGCCGGGGATGCGTTTGTTTTGTACTGGCAAAGAGCAGCAAGTTATGGTCAAACGAGAATATTCGATATTCTTCAATACGTTGCTTCACAATCGACCCCCAGACCCCGACCACCTAAG CCACCTCAAACCGGTAGACCTCGACCCGCAGTCACTCAAGAGGAGACCAACGAACCACCATCTCCTGTTTCCTCATCGTTATCTGATTCGGCTTCTCACCAACAAGACGCTGTGGATGCAGAGCCAACGCCATCTTCTCCGGCTGCTGTCTTGAGAGCACAAAAGTCAATCTCGTCACCAAGTGTAACAGTGGCGGCAAAGCCTCAAACGTCAAATGAAGTAGAGATGGTGGAAGCCGAGCAAGCGGGTTCATCAAACCCTCCTGTGAAGGAGGTTGTGATGGAAGAACCTGTTAAGGTGTACACACGCGCACGGTCTAGGAAAACGAGTGTTGCAACGGGTAGGTAA